ACGGGGCGCGCCAAAATCAATCTAACTGGCGACTACTTCACTGAGGCGACCCTCAACACGGCATCCATTCCGCTGCAACCTATCATCGCGATCTACGCCCCTTCGCAGGCCGCCAACCTTACCGGGCAGACCGAACTACACGCCACTCTGCGTGGACCGCTGAAAAACAAGACGGCCATAGAGGCACACCTCACAATTCCGACACTCGCCGTCAACTATCGCAACGCCGTCCAAATTGGGCTTCCGCAGCCCCTTCGTGCTGACTACACGAACGGCGTGCTGAACATTCAGCGGACCGCCATTCGCGGCACCGGCACGGACCTTCAACTTCAGGGCAGCGTTCCTGTGGTCCAGGCGTCCGCTCCCATGTCGGTCCTTCTCGTTGGTACTGTCGATCTTCGCCTCGCGCAGATACTGAACCCCGATCTCGCCAGTTCCGGACAGCTTGTCTTCGACATCAACTCTTACGGTCGTCGCGCCGACCCGAACATTCAAGGACAGATCCGCATCGTCAATGCCGCCTTCGCTACCGGTGATGCTCCTCTCGGTCTTCAAAACGGGAACGGCGTCATCAACGTCACCCACAATCGCCTTGAGATCTCGCGATTCAACGGCACAGTCGGAGGAGGTACCGTCCAGGCTCGTGGCGGTGTGACTTACCGCCCGACAATCGGATTCGATCTCGCACTGAATGCAAAGGAAATCCGGCTCCTCTATCCTGATGGTGTTCGCTCCGGCCTCAGTACGAACATGACGCTCACCGGAACGCCGGAGACGGCCTATCTGCGTGGCCAGGTAAACGTCGACCAGGTTTCATTCACGCCAGCCTTCGACCTCATGGGACTGATGGGGCAGTTTGGCGGCGCAACAACTCCGCCGCCCGCACAAGGCTTCACCAGCAACCTGCAACTTGACCTCGGCATTCACACTCCGCAGGGGATTAACCTGTCGAGCCGCGAACTCAGCCTATCCGGCGGTCTCAACCTCAATGTACGGGGTACCGCCGCAGAACCAGTCGTGCTTGGACGAGTCAATCTCACAAACGGCGACCTGATCTTCCGCGGCAACCGTTACCTGCTTGAGGGAGCCACCGTGGACTTCGTCAATCCCACACGCACTCAACCGGTCCTCAACGCTTCCATCAACACCACGATCCAGCAATACAACATCGCCATGCGCTTTGAAGGACCGATCGACCGGATGCGCACCAGCTACACTTCGGACCCGGCGCTCCCACCGGCCGACATCATCAATCTCGTTGCATTCGGAAAGACTACGGAAGCCGCGGCGGCGAATCCCAATCCACCCGGAAGTCTCGGCGCTCAGTCTGCGATCGCCTCAGCCGTTGCCGGACAAGTGACCAGCCGACTGGAGAAGGTCGCCGGCATTTCGCATCTGTCGGTAGATCCCACCCTGGGAGGCACCGGTAGCGGTGGACAGGAAAACCCCGGCGCCACTGTCACCATTCAACAGCGCGTCACAAGCAAGTTTTTCGTGACGTTCTCTACCGACGTCACCTCAACGCAACGTCAGGTCATTCAGTTGGAATACCAGGTAAGTCCGCGCATGTCCGTTAGTGGCACGCGCGATCAGAACGGCGGATTCGCCATGGATACCAAGTTTAAGAAACGCTGGTGACGTTTAGTCACCAGCTCCGCTTGGCAATGAAACTCGTTTCGTAATGTGGTCCTGGATCCAGTGGGAATCCCACCAGCTTTTCGGATCGATCTGCACGCCTTCTAGCTGCATGCTGAAGTGGATGTGATCTCCGCCCGCGAGGCCGGTCTGGCCGCTCTTGCCGATGACCTCCCCTCGCTTCACCATTTGGCCATCTTTCACGCCGATCTCGCTCAAGTGACCGTAGATCGACTGCAGCCCGTAACCGTGATCGATCACGACGCAATTCCCATAGATCCCCAACGGTGCGGCGTATACCACTTTGCCGTCGTTCGTGGCCGTTACTCCGACGTGTTGCGTGACCGACAAATCGTAGCCAAGGTGAGTCTGCTGGTCGATCTTCTTGCCCTGGTAGAAGTAGTTCCGCACATCGGCGAAATTCGACTCCACCTTCGAATTCGGCTGTTGAATAAACGTCTGCGACCAGAGGAACTTCGGCTCGGTCTTAAACTTCAGGTCCGACAGTGTCTTATTGTTCGACCGGCGCATTTCGTTATTGATCTTCAGGAATCGCGTGACCAGGTCGCCCGAGCCATTCGGATCAAGTTCGTTGACCACCTTTTGGAGAAATTTTTCGTCGAGTTTTAGGTCTCGAATGCGGTATTTCGGCTGTTCCTTCTTCGGGAACTGGTACACGATGCCACCGGTCACCGTATCTCCCGCGGCGTTCTTCGCGTACACGAGCGGCGCTGTTCCTTCTGGCGTATTCCACGGGTATGCGAAGATCGAAAAGTATCCGGGCTTCCCTCCCGGCATCTGCCAGGCGCGGAACGTATAATCGCCCACCCGCACTCCGCCTTCAGTCCAGCCGCCACCCAAGTTGAATGTCACCAACTCGGCCATTCCGAGATAGAGGTAATGCTGGTCGGAGTCAACGCTCACTGTCGGCGGCTGCGACGATACCTTCACAGCCTTCTCTGCGCGTGCGGTTGCCGCCCGGAAATCGTTCGAGGTCGCCTCGACTACCAGCTTCGCGTCGCCATCCTTCAATTGCGGTACAGATCGCGTGCCCACGTTGAAGTTCGCGACCGTGTCAGGCACGTTGCGCTGCCATCTCCAGCGCGTGGCCGGCTGTGAGGTCTCCCACACCTGATGCCGTGCACCGTTTTGCTCGATATACGCCACCACGTGACGTACTCCATGAGGCGCTTTCACGGTGACGCTGACCGGCGTCGTCTGCCCAACGACGTCGAGGGCCGGCGGGATTTCCACCGCTGGCTTTGCCGACAGGAAGAACAGGACACCAATCGCTACGAAGACGAGAACAATGAGTACAAAGAGGAAGGTCCGCACAATGGAAATCAGCATAGCACGCGCGGACCCAACTTCATTTAGAGGTAATCACCGATGCAACTGCGCAGTTCGCGTCCTTCAACCCTAGTTTCCTGAAGATCATCATCGCCGGGCACCAGTTCGTGAATGCCGACTGAAGCAAGTTCAGTCCCACAAACGCCGTCAGGTAATACCACTTCGGCGAAAACACATTCGCCAGTGCCATCGAGAGCAGTATCACCACTCCCGCCATCAACCTTAATGCACGTTCAACAGTCATATTCCCCTCTACACACTTGGTGTTTCGCACGTCACTTGCTCGCACTCGGCGATGTTCTCAGGTGAATGCATATGTGGTTCAACTTTGCCCAGTCTCTTCTGAACCATGTAGTACAGCACCGGGACAGCCATCCGTGACAGCAACGTTGAAGCGACCTCGCCGGCCATTAGCGAAACCGCCAGTCCCTGGAAGATCGGATCAAACAGGATTACGCTCGCGCCCACAACCACGGCCGCTGCGGTCAGCAGCATCGGACGGAACCTGACCGCCCCTGCATCGACCACCGCTTCTTCCAGAGACATCCCTTCCGAGCGGCGCAACTCAATGAAGTCCACGAGAATGATCGAGTTCCTCACGATGATTCCTGCCCCAGCGATGAATCCGATCATCGATGTCGCAGTGAAGAACGCCCCCAGCATCGCGTGTGCCGGCAGGATGCCGATCAAGGTCAGCGGGATTGGCGCCATGATGACCAGCGGCGTAATGAAGCTCCGGAACCAGCCCACTACCAGCACATAGATCAGGACCAGAACTGCCGCAAACGCCAGTCCCAGATCACGGAACACCTCGATGCTGATCTGCCACTCGCCATCCCACTTCATCGAGTACCGGTCCGTCGATTCCGGCTGCACGGCGTTATAGCGCTGCAGGGTGTATCCGGCCGGAAGCGTCAGTTTGTCGAGTGCGCGGTTCATTTTTAGAATCGCGTAAACCGGACTTTCTTCCCCACCCGCGACGTCACCGGTGACGTACACCACCCGCTGCATGTTCTTCCGGTACACGCTCTTGTCGATTGTGGTTTTCTCGAGGTGCGTCAGTTCGCCGATCGACACCTGCTGCCCGGAGGCCGTCGGCACCTTCAGGCTTTCAATCTGCTCGATGCTCGACCGGTCGGCCCGGCTGA
This region of Terriglobales bacterium genomic DNA includes:
- a CDS encoding DUF2892 domain-containing protein, with the protein product MTVERALRLMAGVVILLSMALANVFSPKWYYLTAFVGLNLLQSAFTNWCPAMMIFRKLGLKDANCAVASVITSK
- a CDS encoding M23 family metallopeptidase — encoded protein: MLISIVRTFLFVLIVLVFVAIGVLFFLSAKPAVEIPPALDVVGQTTPVSVTVKAPHGVRHVVAYIEQNGARHQVWETSQPATRWRWQRNVPDTVANFNVGTRSVPQLKDGDAKLVVEATSNDFRAATARAEKAVKVSSQPPTVSVDSDQHYLYLGMAELVTFNLGGGWTEGGVRVGDYTFRAWQMPGGKPGYFSIFAYPWNTPEGTAPLVYAKNAAGDTVTGGIVYQFPKKEQPKYRIRDLKLDEKFLQKVVNELDPNGSGDLVTRFLKINNEMRRSNNKTLSDLKFKTEPKFLWSQTFIQQPNSKVESNFADVRNYFYQGKKIDQQTHLGYDLSVTQHVGVTATNDGKVVYAAPLGIYGNCVVIDHGYGLQSIYGHLSEIGVKDGQMVKRGEVIGKSGQTGLAGGDHIHFSMQLEGVQIDPKSWWDSHWIQDHITKRVSLPSGAGD